A genomic window from Pecten maximus chromosome 2, xPecMax1.1, whole genome shotgun sequence includes:
- the LOC117342959 gene encoding transient receptor potential cation channel subfamily V member 5-like, which produces MLKKKKVSVQVPLDTKEIQGNVTEIVLPTPKRTGLQADIDNIYRLINNRNFPLARDQLRNFDKDIYGEAFLRWRRLKDQVETDETLLHACLMRASEDTFACITHILDICPDLIMVPRKNKQFAGQTPLHLAIVTGKIRACEEILNVAERSKVKLRLLMNARATGKIFNNSIMMGQIPLFVGALTFKEGIVDLLLRRGASLFVRNGKGDNVFHTIVKYVVINRSKTADARRMITFLHRKVVAENQKKHSKRKQRLNGRTAKKGGRIETSFEKGLDVEKPEKTGTDRKDLRHIWYMKNNNNLTPLQLAAKYGLVEIFIQILNLPDVYCFEQNNDGLFDEKYYDITEVDSITSYKSQLLSGKHKEIPFNYRNVKAESVFQMMFGSKMKSEDIVEITEIPPLRGLIQLKWELYRKTFFIWMITHLIFIIMLSAYTVTLSELRFRPTNSSSTSYTHKENYVNFFTWISFLGGLFYVVLGVTAIIPKFLQPNRMLYWKCNMDYISILTVCGVCLLADVIWQLIDYNHNRLPLLIAVLTGWWFNLFFLRGLKMFSFFTVMIKRVIFGDFLRFSVIIAFQLVSFSASVHMMYQGKNVPSIDSSEDDPSYSKSFDTSMFTMFNLMLGIGGINSPKVSRMTWMTNSLYVLYIFSTYILLVNALIAMMSSTCSFILQNKYSQWRIQQLSVILLLENFLHVILNLYDPVTGSEIIEKQTKRMYDPVTKICTMQIRYFLDMKTLQNDMIEMTAENIEEVTEVTQKRNQESLNNNINKNILKRMAASAFLLPFARQQQQSQLVKPKEDQDFEPNTTYLDPRPQVPAIFYEYLEGDRYYDSHDDRMNEESMRETAKAVFQQGRRGTVVEQFEVSSSDESDESIVVYDI; this is translated from the exons ATGTTGAAAAAGAAGAAAGTATCCGTTCAGGTTCCTTTGGACACGAAGGAAATCCAGGGAAACGTTACTGAAATAGTACTTCCAACACCGAAAC GAACAGGACTTCAGGCAgacattgataacatatatagattAATCAACAACAGAAACTTTCCTTTGGCAAGAGATCAACTTCGGAACTTTGACAAGGACATTTACGGAGAGGCATTCTTACGTTGGCGGAGACTGAAAGATCAAGTTGAGACAGATGAGACCCTCCTTCATGCTTGTTTGATGAGAGCGAGCGAAGACACCTTCGCCTGTATCACACACATCCTCGATATCTGTCCTGACCTAATCATGGTGCCGAGGAAGAATAAGCAGTTTGCAGGACAGACGCCACTTCATCTTGCCATAGTAACAGGCAAGATACGTGCATGTGAAGAGATACTGAACGTAGCAGAGCGTTCGAAAGTGAAGTTGCGTTTGTTGATGAATGCTCGTGCAACTGGCAAAATTTTTAACAACTCGATTATGATGGGACAAATACCATTGTTTGTCGGTGCACTAACGTTTAAGGAAGGAATTGTTGACCTTCTTCTACGGAGAGGGGCATCATTGTTTGTGAGGAATGGAAAAGGAGATAATGTATTTCACACAATAGTGAAGTATGTCGTTATCAACCGAAGCAAAACAGCTGATGCAAGACGAATGATCACCTTCCTTCACAGGAAAGTCGTCGCAGAAAACCAGAAGAAACATTCGAAGCGAAAGCAGCGATTGAATGGCAGAACCGCAAAGAAAGGCGGTAGAATAGAAACGTCCTTTGAAAAAGGATTGGATGTTGAAAAACCTGAGAAAACAGGCACAGATCGTAAAGATCTTCGCCACATATGGTACATGAAGAACAACAACAACCTAACACCTCTTCAACTTGCTGCCAAATATGGACTTGTGGAAATCTTCATCCAGATCCTGAATCTGCCAGACGTCTATTGTTTCGAACAGAACAATGACGGCCTATTTGATGAGAAATACTACGATATCACCGAGGTGGATTCTATCACCAGCTACAAGTCTCAACTCCTCTCTGGGAAACACAAGGAAATTCCTTTCAATTATCGAAACGTGAAAGCAGAATCTGTTTTTCAGATGATGTTTGGAAGCAAGATGAAGTCAGAAGATATCGTAGAAATCACCGAAATCCCGCCTCTACGAGGTCTGATCCAACTCAAATGGGAACTGTACAGAAAAACATTCTTTATCTGGATGATCACCCATCTTATCTTCATCATCATGTTGAGCGCGTATACAGTCACCCTGTCCGAACTGAGATTCAGACCTACAAATTCATCTTCTACTTCTTACACACACAAAGAGAATTACGTGAATTTCTTTACGTGGATTTCGTTTTTGGGTGGATTGTTCTATGTGGTTCTAGGTGTTACGGCGATTATCCCAAAGTTCCTACAACCAAACCGCATGTTGTATTGGAAATGTAACATGgactacatcagtatattaaCGGTATGCGGCGTGTGTCTCCTAGCAGATGTGATCTGGCAGTTAATCGACTATAACCACAACAGACTGCCTCTTCTTATTGCAGTCCTTACCGGATGGTGgttcaatttgttttttctCCGAGGACTTAAGATGTTTAGCTTCTTCACTGTGATGATCAAACGTGTTATTTTCGGAGATTTTCTGCGTTTTTCAGTGATAATTGCATTCCAACTTGTATCTTTTTCTGCTAGCGTCCACATGATGTATCAAGGTAAAAACGTTCCATCCATCGACTCTAGCGAGGATGATCCTTCCTACAGCAAGTCCTTTGACACGTCGATGTTCACCATGTTTAACCTTATGTTGGGCATTGGGGGAATAAACTCGCCAAAGGTGTCAAGGATGACATGGATGACAAACTCTTTatacgtattgtatatattctCCACGTATATTCTCCTAGTGAATGCCCTGATTGCTATGATGTCTTCCACATGCTCCTTCATCCTTCAAAACAAATACTCACAATGGCGGATACAACAGCTCTCAGTCATATTGCTGCTTGAAAATTTTCTTCATGTGATTCTTAACCTCTACGATCCGGTGACGGGTAGCGAGATcattgaaaaacaaacaaaacgtaTGTATGACCCTGTTACAAAGATTTGTACGATGCAGATTAGGTATTTTctggatatgaaaacccttcaAAATGATATGATAGAAATGACTGCGGAGAACATTGAAGAAGTTACTGAAGTCACTCAAAAAAGGAATCAGGAATCACTgaacaataatatcaataagAATATTCTCAAAAGAATGGCTGCTTCGGCTTTCTTACTTCCGTTTGcaagacaacaacaacaatccCAACTTGTCAAACCTAAGGAGGATCAGGACTTCGAACCAAACACAACATACCTGGACCCACGACCTCAAGTGCCAGCTATATTTTATGAATACTTGGAAGGGGACAGGTATTATGATTCGCATGATGACAGAATGAATGAAGAATCCATGAGGGAAACTGCTAAGGCAGTTTTCCAACAAGGGAGACGAGGGACAGTTGTGGAACAGTTTGAGGTTTCATCGTCAGATGAATCTGATGAATCTATTGTGGTATATGACATATGA
- the LOC117342969 gene encoding LOW QUALITY PROTEIN: transient receptor potential cation channel subfamily V member 5-like (The sequence of the model RefSeq protein was modified relative to this genomic sequence to represent the inferred CDS: deleted 1 base in 1 codon): protein MADEDRGLHLDPASLTHLRTLIENGEPPAYRETDSPNSEDIFAMNYDEGTRLILLLKEFIEEKDIDEAKETLQKFVTLGLDIRDFQLDKKPNKSRKAYISKTNETILHHAAKYDTGGIVSAILDKFPELVSEAKLGIEYKGQTALHIAITRANNAAIDLILRTAKKWDEIILKKQEESEHDVGEKPCMLKSLLATPATGRRFEGTVMMGELPLFVAALKFDFGMVDKLLGFGADICTRNASGDTIFHSMIRYLSRKRDKEDEVKRMMNHLNTHLQDITKQKKEEMENEDIRRLENDDNPDEENIKENIKRFNNYVHLWLMKDQDGFTPLKLAAKHQLVHVFEYILELKDVYCFQNEDEGLFDIKKYDVTEIDSIANYNTEIEEMEGEEKTDVFCNSCRVVFPENESVLEMMFDKNYTRKFSSIIIEMMPVKKLIQKKWKNVVALYSLWMIIQVGLMICLSIYAVERSYWHESEVKDSETGLGNYFKHNRSLYYFLFSFQWIAFIIAIFYVVIVILCCISKVKRPNLGRYYMHNLEYILLMLVFAVAVIVDVLLTQALGRHEGNPPDHRAVLWLVVQRIFSPWLASLSFFTVMIKEVIFGDFLRFSVIIAFQLFAFTTCMHTMFQGKDVPTIDGSDDNHFGTTLITMFNLMLGLGEIEYLFQARVQWLALTLFVLFVLLTYVLLLNALIAMMSSTCENVLSEKYSVWRIQQLSIILFIEDLFLVTCLKRFTRSPGNKRAKDVYDPIEDTVSQDQQRYLLDMKSRKRTFTEEDTDVMRKRTQEEIRKTVNQKLKQNMEESISGPKKSDEQPLVENDFLMRSDIEGPRLKSYTREFKEELPKIPEDNSTQARVSKWMATMH from the exons atggcggaCGAGGACAGGGGTTTACATTTGGACCCTGCCTCTCTGACCCATCTGAGGACCCTGATAGAAAATGGGGAACCCCCCGCTTACCGTGAAACAGACTCCCCAAACAGCGAGGACATTTTTGCTATGAATTATGATGAAG GAACAAGGCTGATACTACTTCTGAAAGAGTTCATTGAAGAAAAAGACATCGATGAAGCAAAGGAAACACTTCAAAAATTTGTAACATTAGGACTTGACATTAGAGACTTTCAACTCGACAAAAAGCCAAACAAATCAAGAAAAGCATACATATCCAAAACCAATGAGACCATTCTGCATCACGCGGCCAAGTATGACACCGGGGGCATTGTCAGTGCTATCCTGGACAAGTTTCCTGAGCTGGTATCTGAGGCGAAGCTTGGGATTGAGTACAAAGGGCAGACCGCTCTTCATATAGCTATAACACGGGCCAACAATGCTGCCATCGATCTCATTCTTAGGACCGCAAAAAAGTGGGATGAAATTATCCTTAAAAAGCAGGAAGAGAGTGAACACGATGTTGGTGAAAAACCATGTATGCTGAAAAGTCTTCTAGCAACACCAGCGACCGGAAGAAGATTTGAAGGAACGGTCATGATGGGAGAGCTCCCACTATTCGTCGCAGCGCTAAAGTTTGATTTCGGCATGGTGGACAAATTGCTTGGATTTGGAGCTGATATCTGCACGAGAAATGCTAGCGGCGATACGATATTTCACTCCATGATTAGGTATCTTAGCAGAAAACGGGATAAGGAGGACGAGGTCAAACGCATGATGAACCATCTCAATACTCATCTCCAAGACATCACCAAGCAGAAAAAGGAAGAAATGGAAAATGAGGATATACGACGGCTAGAAAATGATGACAATCCCGATGaagaaaacattaaagaaaacattaaaCGTTTTAACAATTATGTACATCTGTGGTTGATGAAAGACCAAGACGGGTTCACTCCCTTGAAACTAGCAGCCAAACATCAACTGGTTCACGTCTTTGAATACATCCTAGAGCTGAAAGATGTGTATTGCTTTCAGAATGAGGATGAGGGCTTATTTGACATCAAAAAGTACGACGTCACTGAAATAGATTCAATTGCCAACTACAACACAGAGATTGAAGAAATGGAGGGGGAGGAAAAAACGGATGTTTTTTGTAATAGCTGTAGAGTTGTCTTCCCTGAAAACGAGTCTGTCCTGGAAATGATGTTTGATAAAAACTACACTAGGAAATTCTCTTCAATCATCATAGAAATGATGCCAGTGAAGAAGTTGATACAGAAGAAATGGAAGAATGTTGTCGCTTTGTATTCATTGTGGATGATCATTCAGGTTGGACTGATGATATGTCTGAGCATATACGCTGTAGAGCGTTCCTACTGGCACGAGTCAGAGGTAAAAGACAGCGAAACAGGCTTAGGCAACTATTTCAAACACAACAGATCATTGTACTATTTCCTATTCTCGTTCCAGTGGATCGCATTTATCATCGCTATCTTCTACGTTGTCATCGTCATCCTTTGTTGTATTTCGAAGGTCAAGCGACCAAATCTAGGTAGATACTACATGCACAACCTTGAATATATCCTTCTGATGCTGGTCTTTGCTGTAGCTGTGATAGTTGACGTTCTCCTAACACAGGCTTTAGGGAGACATGAAGGGAATCCCCCTGATCATCGCGCTGTTCTCTGGTTGGTGGTTCAACGTATTTTTTCTCCGTGGCTGGCATCTCT TAGTTTCTTTACGGTCATGATCAAGGAGGTCATTTTTGGTGACTTTTTACGATTTTCCGTCATCATAGCATTTCAGTTGTTTGCATTTACGACGTGCATGCACACGATGTTTCAGGGAAAGGATGTACCCACCATTGATGGGAGTGATGATAACCATTTCGGTACGACACTCATCACCATGTTCAACCTCATGCTTGGGCTTGGAGAGATCGAATATCTGTTCCAAGCCCGCGTACAATGGCTGGCTTTGACTCTTTTTGTTCTATTTGTTCTGCTGACGTACGTACTTTTACTAAACGCCCTGATAGCCATGATGTCGTCGACTTGTGAGAATGTCCTCTCGGAGAAGTACTCCGTATGGAGAATACAACAGCTCTCCATTATCCTTTTCATCGAGGACCTTTTCCTTGTTACCTGTCTCAAACGATTCACCAGAAGTCCAGGCAACAAGCGCGCCAAGGACGTGTACGATCCGATTGAAGATACGGTCTCGCAGGACCAACAGCGCTATCTTCTCGATATGAAGTCGCGTAAGAGGACATTTACTGAAGAGGATACAGACGTCATGAGGAAGAGGACACAAGAGGAAATCAGAAAAACTGTCAACCAGAAACTCAAGCAAAATATGGAGGAGTCTATTTCCGGACCGAAAAAGAGTGACGAACAACCTCTGGTAGAGAATGATTTTCTAATGCGTAGCGACATCGAAGGGCCAAGACTGAAGTCGTACACCCGAGAGTTTAAAGAGGAGCTTCCGAAGATACCGGAAGACAACTCCACCCAGGCTCGCGTCAGCAAGTGGATGGCAACCATGCACTGA
- the LOC117342977 gene encoding transient receptor potential cation channel subfamily V member 5-like: MPGITTSKLDRLVRYIQDRNSAKARWLLERLQRRTDERQVLDYRYHTDETLLHIAAKYQDDGELTSRILQIAPNLILKARSCEQYAGQTAFHIAITKGNLTAFNQMLNVAARSPQSLRTLLSTRATGRLFVNTVMMGELPLFVAVLKFDKDMVDKLLDIGAKLYQQNSKGDTIFHSLIKYAAVYPDKACEVREMMEYLHDRLVQFTKAIVEKQAHAKKKVQTDEEEEEEDDEEEEENKEDNEVKPIGNGYHHDMASTRNFPPLDMKKTKVAWDAPKKKEKEGKWEETVCNEYTHVWFLKNDDSQTSLQLAAEYGMVTLFEFILNIEDIYCVFSADDGLFDIKLYDITEIDSIGNTQSQTMSVDDDDIDGRGCCRGSNGSITTVSILEMMFDNNYKSSSAFELMELLPLKVLIEAKWNLYKNTYIFWMVVHFFLMIVLSVYAVERTSLHFPKFPRAANSTATKNLVSVWIVNVSQWVEFIFGIIYFLIGVLLIFPKVKRPHRSRYWQHNIGYITMVLMFAVCLLLDSLLTFALEVHDGVPLVFALLTGWWFNVFFLRGWQVFSFFTVMIQRVIFGDLFRFSVFIGLELVAFTTCMHTVYQGQGIPNVEGIYSSTEVSTLLEFGSTMLSMFNLMLGLSNIGGLRDARVPWLSIILFIAFVLLTYVLLLNALIAMMSATCGTVLENRYEQWRIQQLSVILFIEDLLCLFCMNRILRCPAKSTKMEIFHPSKMTTKTHIRYYLKMQSLQGDFASEEDTEIIQKKTQAEIANTVNTELLQSIKKESKFMVPKKEERKPHSCLKGDRDR; this comes from the coding sequence GTATTACCACGTCCAAGCTAGACAGGCTTGTCCGCTATATCCAGGACCGGAACTCTGCTAAGGCCCGGTGGCTACTTGAGCGACTACAGAGGCGAACAGATGAGCGCCAAGTGTTGGACTATCGCTACCACACAGACGAAACACTCCTCCATATTGCCGCCAAATATCAGGACGACGGCGAGCTTACGTCACGTATCCTACAAATCGCGCCAAATCTCATCCTCAAGGCGCGTTCGTGTGAGCAGTACGCCGGTCAAACAGCATTTCACATCGCCATCACAAAGGGCAACTTGACGGCATTTAATCAAATGTTAAATGTGGCCGCACGTTCCCCTCAGTCTCTTCGTACATTACTTAGCACTCGAGCGACTGGAAGGCTGTTTGTTAACACCGTTATGATGGGAGAGCTGCCATTATTTGTCGCTGTCCTGAAGTTCGACAAGGATATGGTAGATAAACTGTTGGATATTGGAGCGAAGCTCTATCAACAGAATAGTAAAGGCGACACCATATTTCATTCACTTATCAAATACGCCGCCGTGTATCCTGATAAAGCATGCGAGGTTCGGGAGATGATGGAATATCTTCACGACCGCCTTGTCCAATTTACCAAAGCGATCGTTGAGAAACAAGCACATGCAAAGAAAAAGGTACAAACTGACGAagaggaagaggaggaggatgatgaagaagaagaagaaaataaagAGGACAATGAAGTGAAGCCAATCGGAAATGGATACCATCATGACATGGCTTCCACTCGGAACTTCCCGCCACTGGACATGAAAAAGACAAAAGTTGCTTGGGACGCtccaaaaaagaaagaaaaggaaGGAAAATGGGAAGAAACAGTTTGCAATGAATACACTCATGTCTGGTTTCTCAAAAATGACGACTCGCAAACGTCATTACAGCTGGCAGCGGAGTACGGCATGGTTACCTTATTCGAGTTCATTCTCAACATTGAGGATATATACTGTGTGTTCAGTGCCGATGACGGTCTGTTTGATATCAAGCTGTACGACATCACGGAGATCGACTCCATAGGTAACACGCAATCACAGACGATGTCTGTCGATGATGACGATATTGACGGACGTGGTTGCTGTAGGGGAAGCAATGGTTCTATAACAACGGTCTCCATCTTGGAAATGATGTTTGATAACAATTACAAGAGTTCATCAGCATTTGAGTTAATGGAACTTTTACCACTGAAAGTACTTATTGAGGCAAAATGGAATTTGTACAAGAATACGTACATTTTTTGGATGGTGGTTCACTTCTTTCTGATGATCGTTCTCAGCGTATATGCAGTTGAAAGGACTAGCCTGCATTTCCCAAAGTTTCCAAGGGCAGCAAACTCTACTGCCACCAAAAACCTCGTCTCGGTTTGGATAGTAAACGTGTCACAATGGGTGGAGTTTATATTTGGAATCATTTATTTTCTAATCGGAGTTCTCCTGATCTTTCCAAAGGTGAAAAGGCCTCATCGTTCTCGTTACTGGCAACACAACATCGGCTATATAACCATGGTGCTAATGTTCGCTGTTTGTCTTTTACTCGACTCCCTCCTGACGTTTGCTCTGGAGGTTCATGATGGTGTACCTCTTGTATTTGCCCTGCTGACGGGTTGGTGGTTCAACGTGTTCTTTTTACGTGGTTGGCAGGTGTTCAGCTTTTTCACAGTCATGATACAGCGTGTCATATTCGGAGACTTATTCCGGTTTTCCGTATTCATTGGGCTCGAGCTTGTAGCGTTCACAACATGCATGCATACAGTCTACCAAGGCCAAGGTATTCCGAACGTTGAAGGAATTTACTCTTCAACGGAAGTGAGCACATTGTTAGAGTTCGGATCTACTATGctgtcaatgtttaatttaatGTTAGGATTATCAAATATCGGCGGGTTACGCGACGCAAGAGTTCCTTGGTTGTCTATCATTCTCTTCATCGCATTTGTTCTGCTGACATACGTCCTCCTGTTGAATGCTCTCATTGCTATGATGTCTGCGACATGTGGCACGGTTCTAGAAAATCGGTACGAACAATGGAGGATTCAACAACTATCTGTCATATTGTTCATAGAAGACCTTCTTTGTTTATTCTGTATGAATAGGATTTTACGATGCCCAGCGAAATCAACAAAGATGGAAATATTCCACCCATCAAAAATGACAACGAAAACTCATATCCGTTATTACCTGAAGATGCAGTCTTTACAAGGAGACTTTGCCTCAGAAGAGGACACTGAAATTATTCAGAAGAAAACGCAGGCAGAAATAGCAAACACCGTCAATACAGAGCTTCTTCAGTCCATCAAAAAGGAAAGCAAATTCATGGTGCCAAAGAAAGAGGAAAGGAAACCCCATTCTTGTCTCAAGGGAGACAGAGACCGATGA